TCGTTCATCGAGATGCCGAACGCGCCGTCGCCGGCAAAACCCACGACAGGCACGTCGGGGCATCCGATCTTGGCGCCGAGGACCGCGGGGAAGCCGTAGCCACAGGGGCCGAAGAGACCCGGCGCCAGATATTTCCGGCCGGCCTCGAATGTCGGATAGGCGTTGCCGATGGCGCAATTGTTGCCGATGTCGCTCGAGATGATCGCCTCCTTCGGCAGCACCGCCATGATCGCGCGCCAGGCTTGCCGCGCACTCATCCGGTTCGGCTCGCGCTTGCGGGCGCGCTCGTTCCACGTCGTGCCCGGGTCGTCCTCCTCGTGATCCATGGTGGCAAGCTCCTTCGCCCAGCGGGATCGGGCCTGCTCGATCAAGGTGCGGCGTTCCTGCCCGCCGGCGCCGGCGGTGCTGGGAAGCTGGGCAAGTATCTGCTCCGCGACGTAGCGCGCATCGCCCTGGATGCCCACCGTGACTTTCTTTGTCAGGCCGATCCGGTCGGCATTGATATCGACCTGGATGATCTTCGCTTCCTTCGGCCAGTAATCGATCCCGTAGGCCGGCAGCGATGAAAAGGGATTGAGCCGCGTGCCGAGCGCAAGAACGACATCGGCTTTCGCAACAAGCTCCATGGCCGCCTTCGAGCCGTTGTAGCCGAGCGGGCCGCAGGAAAGCGGGTGCGAGCCCGGAAACGCGTCGTTGTGCTGGTAGTTGCAGCACACCGGGGCGGCCAGCCGCTCGGCCAGCGCGGCGGCCGCGCGGATTCCGCCGGAGAGCACCACGCCCGCACCGTTCAGAATGACCGGAAACTTCGCCTCGGCAAGGAGCCTGGCCGCGGCCGCAATCGCCTCTTCGCCGCCGCGCGGGCGCTCGAGCTCCACGATCTGCGGCAACTCGATGTCGATCACCTGCGTCCAGAGATCCCGCGGCACGTTGATCTGGGCCGGCGCGGAGCCACGCCGCGCCTTGGTGATGACGCGGTTCAGCACCTCGGCGATGCGCGATGGGTCGCGAACCTCCTCCTGGTAGCAGACGCAATCCTGGAATAGCGCCATCTGCTTCATTTCCTGGAATCCGCCCTGCCCGATGGTCCGGTTGGCCGCCTGCGGCGTGACGAGCAGCAGCGGCGTGTGGTTCCAGTATGCAGTCATGACCGGCGTCACCATGTTGGTGATGCCTGGACCGTTCTGGGCGATGATCATGGACATCATGCCGGTCGCTCGCGTATAGCCGTCCGCGGCCATACCGGCGTTGCACTCGTGCGCGCAGTCCCAGAACTTGATTCCGGCAGCCGGAAAGAGATCCGAGACCGGCATCATCGCGGAGCCGATGATGCCGAAGGCATGCTCGATCCCGTGCCTCTGCAGTACCTTGATGAACGCTTCTTCGGTCGTCATTTTCATGCCGTTGCTCCTGTTCGTAGAGTGCAGCTTACGCGAGTCTGACACCATCCTGCTCTGCAGGCATCATCTCCTGGATTGGTTATAGCTCGTGAAGTCCGGACTGCACTCTTCTCCATGATGGGCGGCGCACCGGCCTGAAGCATGCCGCATAATCCGTGATTCGCTCTCCGAGGATGACCATGCGCCACAGAATCGCTTTGCTGCTGCTCGCGCTCGCGCCCGCGGTCGCTGCCGCCCAGGTCCGACGCGTCGATTACCCGACCAAATTCGTGCGCTTCATCGTGCCGTATGCGCCCGGCGGCAGCTCGGATGTGCTCGCGCGCGCGCTCGGGCAGAAGCTCGGCGACGCGCTGGGGCAGAGCTTCGTCATCGACAACCGCCCGGGCGCCGGCAGCATGATCGGCACCGACGTCGCAGCGAAAGCGACACCCGACGGTTACACGCTGATCCTCTCCGACATGCCTCACACGATCAACCCGAGCATCTACGCGCACGTGCCCTACGATCCGGTGCGCAATTTCGCACCCGTTACCATCATCGGCGTGTCTCCGATGTTCCTCTTCGCGAACCCGTCGTTTCAGGCGCACAGCGTGAAAGAGCTCATCGCGCTCGCGAAATCGCAGCCCGGCAAGATCGCGATCGCGTCGGGCGGCACCGGTGCGACCACGCATCTCGCCGCCGAGCTCCTGCGAGGCCGCGCGGGCATCAAGCTCAATCATGTGCCCTATAAAGGCGCCGGGCCCGCTCTCACCGACGTCGTCGGTGGGCAGGTGCCGCTGACCTTCACTTCGATGGCGACCGCGGCGCCGTTCGCGAAATCGGGACGCCTGCGCATACTCGGCGTCACGAGCGGAAAGCGGCTCGCTTCGTTCCCCGACGTTCCGACGTTCGAGGAGAGCGGCGTGCCTATCGTGTTCGAGCACTGGTGGGGCGTCATGGCGCCCGCGGGCACCCCGCGGCCCATCATCGACAAGCTTCATGAAGCCATCGTCAAAGCGCTTGCGACGCCCGACCTGCGCGAACGCTTCGCAGCGCTCGCGGTCGAACCGCGCACGAACACCCCTGAGCAGTTTCGCGCGCTGCTCGAATCCGACCTCAAGCGCTGGGCGAAAGTGGTCAAAGACGCCGGCATCAAACCCGAATGAGCGCGATGGATAACGCATTACAGGAAGTGCTTGGTGCGGTCTCCGCGGATGAAGCGATGTGGTCCGATTTCCTCGCACTGTGCGATTGCGGCGGCCGCCGCGCCGGCACGCCGAGCGAAGAGCGGGGTATTGCGCTGGTGCGCGAGCGGCTCGCGAAAATCGGCAGTGAAGTGAGTGTCGCTCGTGTGCCTTATGCCGCGTGGCGTCTCGACCGGGCGTCTCTCGATCTCGACGGCGTGCCGCTCGCATGCAATCCGCTGCTCGGATCACAGTCGACGCCGGCTGAGGGCGTCGCGGGGGAAGTGTGCGATGTGGGCCGCGGGACGCCCGCAGACTTCGAGCGACATGCCGCCGCCATCGCCGGCCGCTTCGTCGTCGTGCGGCACGAATATCCGTTCAGCACCGAGACCGTCCACCGCCGCCGCAAGCTTGCGATGGCGATGGAGAAGGGCGCGGCCGGATTCATCATCGCCAATCCGTTCCCGGGGGCAGGCGCCGTAGCAGGTTCGTCGGGACGCGGCGGCGCCGCGGGCATACCCGCGGTCGGCACCGACTATGAATCGTCCGTGCGGCTCGCAGCGGCTTCCGGCTCGCACGCACGTGTGCGTGTTGTCCTCGCTGCCGAGGACTGTGCGGGAGAGACATCGGCGCTGATCCTCGATCTGCCCGGCAGGACACGCGAATGCGTGGTGCTGAGCGCGCACGTCGATGGCCACGATCTTGCCGAAAGCGCCATGGACAATGCGACCGGTGTCGCAGCGGCGCTGGCGATCGCACGCGCGGTCGCGCCACGCATCGCTGAATGCGAACGAGGGTTGCGCGTGTGCATCTTCAGCGCGGAAGAGTGGGCTCTCGCGGGCTCCCGCCAGTATCTCGATACGATGCCCGACGAAGAGCGCGCGCGCATCGCGTTCAACGTGAACCTCGACACACTCGGCGGCGACGAGCGCTTCACCGCGCTCACCAGCGACTTTTCGAAGCTGGACGCCTACGTGCAGACTGTCGCGCGCGAATCCGGATTGGCGCTCGGAACCCACCTGCCGATGATGCCCAATTCCGACCACTACAACTTCGCGCGCCACGGCATACCGGCGCTGCGCCTCGTCGCCGGCTTCAACCGCCCCGACAGCGACATCCGTCTCATCCTGACCCGCGGCGACACCCGCGATCGCGTCGAGCCCGCCCAGTTCACCGAAGGTGCCAGGATTGCCGCAACCCTGGTATGGCGCGCGCTCACTGCCAAAAGCGAAGCCCTGCGAGACTTGCGCAAATAAGGACGGGAGGCCAGGAGGGAAACATCGTCGGCGGCAGCTCGTAGGACTTTACCTCGCTCATAGCGCGCGAGTCGCGGAAATGGGCTGACGTCGCGACAAAGGCTGGCATACGGCCGGATTGACGAAGCGCCAGGCGACCGCGGCACGAGACGTTCATCGCAGCGCTCGCTTGAAGGGGCATTCGCCGCCTTCGCATGCTTGGTGGGTCAATTGACGGGTCGGGAGTGACCGCTCGGGGCTACAGGCGGAGAGCTGGGGATTCTGGCGGAGAGAGGGGCTCGAAGCTTCGCCCTGCTCTGCGGCCGCTGCGTTACAGCAGTACGGGAATGGCTGGCGCCGAAAGCATGTCGCAGGGAGATTTCGCTGCACGAGCCGCGCGCTACGTTGCGCGCCACGCGAAAGCAGCCGATTGTCGCGGGCTTTTACGTGGCGTCGGCTAGACGCAGCTTGAACGTGCCCCCCGCCACGCACATACTCACATCGGGGAAGAACGTCGTTTCAAGGAACACCGGAGGAACCGATCACGACACATCGCTAACGCACCGATCAAGAGATCGATGTTCGCTCGAAAGCACTGCCGAAAATCCGAGGCGCTGGTAAACGGGTAAACGGAGGCGTGCTAGCGACTTGATCGACTGGAGGGGGGGTCACAACCTAATCGCGGACCTAACCTGTTGACTGCTCGCCCTTCTCTGCCTCGTCGGCGACCAGTTACCCCAACTGTTACCCCGCGCCGCACAGCCATCAATCGCGGGCACCCTGTTGCTGAGGCTCGCGGAGAGGGTGTCCGCCTCGATAGCGTCCGACAGCGTCGTCCACTAACGGCAAGCTAAGTGCCCGTGTCACTACCAAAACAGACTTCTCACGTCTTATGATGTCCGTACCCATCCAGTAGCCTCCAGAGCTGGTTCGGTAGTCATTTCGGTAATCACCTTTCGTGGCGACCAAGGCACATGACGCGGCAAATTCACAAGCTCACAGCGGTATGGATCGCCAGCCAAAAGCTGGCCGAGCATATCCCAATCTCGGTGGTCGCTATCTTCAGATCGGTGGGAGCGGCGCGAAGTCTTGGCTGTTCAAGTTCATGGTCAGGGAAGCGATTCGGCATGGGCTTGGCCCCTTACACGCGGGTTCACTCGCGGAAGCTCGTAAACGCG
This genomic stretch from Burkholderiales bacterium harbors:
- a CDS encoding M28 family peptidase; protein product: MDNALQEVLGAVSADEAMWSDFLALCDCGGRRAGTPSEERGIALVRERLAKIGSEVSVARVPYAAWRLDRASLDLDGVPLACNPLLGSQSTPAEGVAGEVCDVGRGTPADFERHAAAIAGRFVVVRHEYPFSTETVHRRRKLAMAMEKGAAGFIIANPFPGAGAVAGSSGRGGAAGIPAVGTDYESSVRLAAASGSHARVRVVLAAEDCAGETSALILDLPGRTRECVVLSAHVDGHDLAESAMDNATGVAAALAIARAVAPRIAECERGLRVCIFSAEEWALAGSRQYLDTMPDEERARIAFNVNLDTLGGDERFTALTSDFSKLDAYVQTVARESGLALGTHLPMMPNSDHYNFARHGIPALRLVAGFNRPDSDIRLILTRGDTRDRVEPAQFTEGARIAATLVWRALTAKSEALRDLRK
- the xsc gene encoding sulfoacetaldehyde acetyltransferase, with the translated sequence MKMTTEEAFIKVLQRHGIEHAFGIIGSAMMPVSDLFPAAGIKFWDCAHECNAGMAADGYTRATGMMSMIIAQNGPGITNMVTPVMTAYWNHTPLLLVTPQAANRTIGQGGFQEMKQMALFQDCVCYQEEVRDPSRIAEVLNRVITKARRGSAPAQINVPRDLWTQVIDIELPQIVELERPRGGEEAIAAAARLLAEAKFPVILNGAGVVLSGGIRAAAALAERLAAPVCCNYQHNDAFPGSHPLSCGPLGYNGSKAAMELVAKADVVLALGTRLNPFSSLPAYGIDYWPKEAKIIQVDINADRIGLTKKVTVGIQGDARYVAEQILAQLPSTAGAGGQERRTLIEQARSRWAKELATMDHEEDDPGTTWNERARKREPNRMSARQAWRAIMAVLPKEAIISSDIGNNCAIGNAYPTFEAGRKYLAPGLFGPCGYGFPAVLGAKIGCPDVPVVGFAGDGAFGISMNEMTACGRREWEPITMVIFRNYQWGAEKRNTTLWFDDNFVGTELNTGVDYAKLAQACGLKGVQVSTAEALTQALRAAINAQMKDRVTTFIEVVLNQELGEPFRRDAMKKPVRIAGINESDFAPQRPAL
- a CDS encoding tripartite tricarboxylate transporter substrate binding protein; this translates as MRHRIALLLLALAPAVAAAQVRRVDYPTKFVRFIVPYAPGGSSDVLARALGQKLGDALGQSFVIDNRPGAGSMIGTDVAAKATPDGYTLILSDMPHTINPSIYAHVPYDPVRNFAPVTIIGVSPMFLFANPSFQAHSVKELIALAKSQPGKIAIASGGTGATTHLAAELLRGRAGIKLNHVPYKGAGPALTDVVGGQVPLTFTSMATAAPFAKSGRLRILGVTSGKRLASFPDVPTFEESGVPIVFEHWWGVMAPAGTPRPIIDKLHEAIVKALATPDLRERFAALAVEPRTNTPEQFRALLESDLKRWAKVVKDAGIKPE